The genomic DNA CCGCTCTCGGCGTCCATGACAAGCACGACGAGGTCGGCGCGTTCGATGGACTCGACCGTCCGCTGGACGCTGAAGAACTCGACCGAGTCGTCCACGCGCCGCGCCTTGCGCATGCCCGCGGTGTCCACGAGCACGTAGTTCTGCTTCACGCCGTCGGTCTCGACGGAGAATGGCACGTCCACCGCGTCGCGCGTGGTGCCTGGGATCGGGCTCACGACGACCCGTTCGCTTCGGGTGAGCGCGTTGATGATCGAGGACTTGCCGACATTGGGCCGGCCGACGATCGCAAGTCGGAGTGGCCGCGGGGCCTCGGCCGCCCCGGTTGCGGGGGCGTGCTCGTCCGGCGGATTCCACGGCGGCAGCAGCTTGAGCGTCTCGGTGACAAGGTGATCAATCCCCAACCCGTGAATGGCGGACACGGGGAAGAGTTTTTCAAAGCCCAGTTGTGAAAACTCAATCGATTGTTCGCTCGCCGGGTGGTTGTCGGCCTTGTTCACGGCGACGAGGACGGGCTTGCCGCTGCGGCGCAAACGGGACGCCACTTCCAAGTCCAGCGGCGCCACGCTCTCCTGCACGTTCACCACGAGGATGACCGCGTGCGCGGCCTCGATTGCGAGTTCGACCTGCTCCAGCGCGGCCTTGACGATGACGTCCTGCGCTTTTTCCCCGCGCAGCAGCCCGATGCCGCCCGTGTCCACGAGCGTGAAAGGCCGTCCGTGCCACTCGACCTCGGCCGTGACGCGGTCGCGGGTGACGCCCGGCTGGTCGTGGACGATGGCGATGCGGCGGCCGGCGATGCGGTTGAACAGCGCGGACTTGCCGACGTTGGGCCGGCCGACGATGGCGATGACACCTGACACGGCAACAGCATGGGACACGGGCAGTCGGCGAGGAAGAGAAAACCCGGCGTGGCCCCGGCTAGCCGCGGTTGCGGCGCGTTCCGGGACGGGTTTCAATGGCACGCCGTGGGTCTCTGCCCAAAGTGAGGTCGGGAATTGGGTCGATTCTCCGGGAAACGGGGTCCGAAACCGGCCAAGAGGCAGTAGACAAGCAGTTCTGAATATGCCAACCATTCGCCCGTCTAAACCGCACCCGACGTCGCCCCGGCATGGTGCCCGGGCGATGTGTCGGATGGTTGGGCAAAACATCAGACAGTTGACCGGTAGTCGAAAGGAAATGCTATGAAGCTGACCAAAGTTCTGACCGTGGCCGCGTTCGCGTTCGCGATGTCCCTCGCCGTTGCAATGGCGCAGGACAAGCCGAAGGAAATCAAGAAGGGTGGCTGCTGCGACAAGGCCGGTGGCGCCGACAAGTGCGAGCACAAGTGCTGCAAGGAAGCCTCCGCGAAGAAGGAAATCTGCCCGAAGTGCAACGCCCCGAAGAAGTAGTCCTCACTGACAACGAATCACGAGGCGGTCGGCCGAAAGGCCGGCCGCCTTTTTCGTGCCCGTGAACGGGCCGCAGGTCGGCCGCCCTGGTTCGCGCAACCGGGCGCGTGACATCAGCTCTTCTCCCCGCGTCCTCAGTGTTCAGACCCGCCCCTTTACCAGTGACTCGACCACGGCTGGATCCGCCAACGTCGAGATGTCGCCGAGGTGGTCCAACTCGTTCTCGGCGATCTTGCGCAGGATGCGACGCATGATTTTTCCGGAACGGGTCTTCGGCAGGCCGTCGGTGAACTGGATTTTCTCCGGGGTCGCGTGCGGGCCGAGGATCTCGCGGACCTTGGCGTTGATCTCCTTCTTCACGCCGTCGCCCGCGGCCTGGCCGGTCTTGAGCGTGACGAAGGCGTAGATGGCGTAGCCCTTGATGTCGTGCGGGTAGCCGACCACCGCGGCCTCGGCCACGGACGGGTGCGCGCCGATTGCACCCTCGACCTCCGCCGTGCCGATGTTGTGGCCTGAGACGATGAGGATGTCGTCCACGCGGCCCGTGATCCAATAGTAGCCGTCCGCGTCACGCCAGCAGCCGTCGCCGGTGAAATACTTTCCGGGAAAGCGCTTGAAATAAGTGTCCACGAACCGCTGGTGGTCGCCGAACACGGTGCGCATCTGGCCCGGCCAGCTCGCCTTGAGGCAAAGGTTGCCGCGCACGTCGTTGCCGGTGAGTTCCGCGCCCGAGTCGTCCACGAGCGCGGGCTGCACGCCAAAGAGCGGCAGCGTCGCCGAGCCGGGCTTGGTCGGTGTCGCGCCCGGCAGCGGCGAGATGAGGATGCCGCCGGTCTCGGTCTGCCACCACGTGTCCACGATGGGGCAGCGCGACTGGCCGATGACTTTGAAATACCAGTTCCACTCCGGCTCCTTGATGGGTTCGCCCACGGTGCCGAGCAGGCGCAGCGAGGTGAGGTCGTGCGCCTGCGGCCATGCGTCGCCTTCCTTCATCAGCGCCCGCAACGCCGTCGGCGCGGTGTAGAAGATGTTCACCTTGTGCTTCGCGACGACCTGCCAGAACCGGCCGAAGTCGGGGAAGTTCGGCACGCCTTCGAACATG from Verrucomicrobiota bacterium includes the following:
- a CDS encoding ribosome biogenesis GTPase Der, with the translated sequence MVGIFRTACLLPLGRFRTPFPGESTQFPTSLWAETHGVPLKPVPERAATAASRGHAGFSLPRRLPVSHAVAVSGVIAIVGRPNVGKSALFNRIAGRRIAIVHDQPGVTRDRVTAEVEWHGRPFTLVDTGGIGLLRGEKAQDVIVKAALEQVELAIEAAHAVILVVNVQESVAPLDLEVASRLRRSGKPVLVAVNKADNHPASEQSIEFSQLGFEKLFPVSAIHGLGIDHLVTETLKLLPPWNPPDEHAPATGAAEAPRPLRLAIVGRPNVGKSSIINALTRSERVVVSPIPGTTRDAVDVPFSVETDGVKQNYVLVDTAGMRKARRVDDSVEFFSVQRTVESIERADLVVLVMDAESGVLEQDKKIADKIVDARKACILVVNKWDLVAEAVRQARMEEIERRLSKSGRAAPKRMTTLAEFGEWVQEKLFFLDYAPVIFTSAKDGFQLDRLLESVRYVAAQLQQKVPTALLNRTLQDFIERRQPVSTQGHRLKFFYATQVRQAPPTFLLFVNRDELFSRPYEKNLADHLRKTFGYEGCPLVLVPKPRPKHEWSEDDSRKTQIRPARTSGPLREKGRPGSKPRPGGARHAKPGSEWPRAKDNRPRHARDRTRR